A genome region from Coffea arabica cultivar ET-39 chromosome 7e, Coffea Arabica ET-39 HiFi, whole genome shotgun sequence includes the following:
- the LOC113701409 gene encoding uncharacterized protein, with the protein MLRFGRVLFKEAGTGISKTLSEILVCPLSKQPLRVCEKTNSLISDSIGVSYPVVDGIPRLVPSNGKIIDDEEASNSNSAVDPDAVKNDHQRCSS; encoded by the exons ATGCTGAGATTTGGAAGAGTTCTTTTTAAAGAAGCAGGAACTGGGATTAGCAAGACTCTGTCAGAAATACTTGTATGCCCACTTTCCAAACAACCATTAAG AGTATGTGAAAAAACGAACTCTTTGATCAGTGACTCAATCGGTGTTTCTTATCCG GTAGTGGATGGAATTCCTCGTCTTGTACCAAGCAATGGCAAAATTATTGACGATGAGGAAGCCTCGAATAGCAATTCTGCAGTTGATCCGGACGCTGTGAAAAATGACCATCAAAGATGTAGTTCGTAG
- the LOC113702143 gene encoding protein MID1-COMPLEMENTING ACTIVITY 1-like, which translates to MSTWEHFGEIANVAQLTGVDAVRLIGMIVQAANTARMHKKNCRQFAMHLKLIGNLLEQLKISELKKYPETREPLEQLEDALRRSYILVNSCQDRSYLYLLAMGWNIVYQFRKAQTEIDRYLKIIPLITLVDNARVRERLEIIDRDQREYTLDDEDRKVQNVIMSRDPSVKDTVVLKKTLSCSYPNLPFTEAIKKENEKLQLELQRSQANYDVNQCEMIQHLLEVTEAVAATSVPEKVSPKKTSKEMDHSFSDLNNDNEHYGERYTKSVDKHPPSRNTSSVSSKHDLLDSQGSHQHEEWHSDLLGCCSEPLLCIKTFFFPCWTFSRVATVATSRHVSSSEACNEMMAYSLILSCCCYTCCIRQKLRKQLNIAGGLCDDFLSHLMCCCCALVQEYREVKIRGIHGFEKTKTSPPASQYMES; encoded by the exons ATGTCTACGTGGGAACATTTTGGGGAAATTGCAAATGTTGCTCAGCTCACTGGTGTTGATGCGGTGAGGCTGATTGGGATGATAGTGCAGGCCGCTAATACAGCTCGGATGCACAAGAAAAATTGCAGGCAGTTTGCAATGCATCTGAAGTTGATTGGGAATTTGTTAGAGCAGCTAAAGATTTCTGAGCTTAAGAAGTATCCAGAAACACGAGAGCCATTGGAACAGCTAGAGGATGCTTTGAGGAGATCGTACATTTTGGTGAATAGTTGCCAGGATAGGAGCTACTTATACCTTTTGGCCATGGGGTGGAACATTGTGTACCAATTCAGGAAGGCCCAAACCGAGATTGACCGATACTTGAAGATCATTCCTCTAATCACTCTTGTTGATAATGCTAGGGTTCGG GAGAGGTTGGAAATCATTGATAGGGATCAACGTGAATACACATTGGATGATGAGGATAGGAAGGTGCAAAATGTGATTATGAGTCGAGATCCTTCTGTAAAGGACACAGTAGTTTTGAAGAAAACCCTTTCCTGttcctatccaaatttgccatTTACTGAGGCaattaagaaagaaaatgaaaaacttcaACTAGAACTTCAAAGATCCCAAGCTAATTATGATGTGAACCAGTGCGAAATGATTCAACATCTTCTTGAGGTTACTGAAGCTGTTGCTGCAACCTCTGTGCCAGAGAAGGTTTCACCCAAGAAGACTTCAAAGGAAATGGATCACAGTTTCTCAGATCTCAATAATGATAATGAACATTATGGTGAAAGATATACTAAGAGTGTCGACAAACACCCACCTTCAAG AAATACTTCATCAGTTTCCTCCAAACATGATTTACTAGATTCCCAAGGATCACATCAACATGAAGAATGGCATTCGGACTTGCTTGGCTGCTGTTCAGAACCTCTTCTAT GCATAAAAACTTTCTTCTTTCCTTGTTGGACATTTTCAAGAGTTGCAACTGTGGCAACTAGCAGGCACGTGT CTTCATCAGAAGCCTGCAATGAGATGATGGCTTATTCCTTGATATTGTCCTGCTGTTGCTATACTTGTTGCATCAGGCAAAAACTTCGGAAACAGTTAAACATTGCG GGTGGTTTATGTGATGATTTTCTTTCGCACTTAATGTGCTGTTGCTGCGCCCTTGTCCAAGAATATCGAGAAGTGAAGATTCGCGGTATACATG GTTTTGAGAAGACGAAAACAAGTCCTCCAGCATCCCAATACATGGAATCCTAA
- the LOC113701293 gene encoding pentatricopeptide repeat-containing protein At3g51320 — MARVSIRKFFKISVSFLSHPNPAPALIQPSRASHVSSLSHFRYSPKTHSLYKKNLDYLDSCQSLTHLFQIQANLITSGLLQHPSFSGRFMKICSHFSVLDYVVLVFRCIVFPSTFVVNTVIKAYACSSVPQKAVIFYFEMLEYGFFPSSFSFPPLFSGCAKLKCLNLGEKCHGQVVKNGVDGVLPVQNSLIHFYACCGLMESVLKIVVNMSVRDVVSWNTIIDSFAKLGELDLAHKLFDTMPQRNVVSWNIMMTGYLDLGNPGNGLKLFREMVKLGFKGNETTMVNVLTACGRSARLKEGKSVHGTLVRESGNLSLIVNTSLIDMYCRCGRVDNARSVFDRMPMKSLVSWNAMILGHCIHGNPKDGLNLYDQMTSKSSRLEDGKTHMTNKWSLGNCDGIIPDEVTFIGLLLACAREERLTEGRNYFGQMIDVYGVKPNFVHYWCMASILDKVGQRKEAIELLQDMPVVKDASPESSLWADLFSSCRFQGDTILGEQLAKRLIEQDPQNFSYHVLLVNVYAVAGKWEDVARIKAVMKENGIKRIPGCSLEDLTGIVQKMKLGAKWQEFTDSCQLRSSEVND, encoded by the coding sequence ATGGCAAGAGTTtccatcagaaaattctttaaGATCAGTGTCTCTTTCCTATCTCATCCGAATCCCGCCCCTGCTCTAATCCAACCCTCAAGGGCATCACACGTTTCCTCCTTATCACACTTTAGATATTCTCCTAAAACCCATtctttatataaaaaaaatttggactaTCTTGACTCTTGCCAGAGCTTGACCCATCTTTTTCAAATCCAAGCAAACCTAATAACTTCCGGGCTTCTTCAACACCCATCATTTTCAGGCAGATTTATGAAGATTTGCTCTCATTTTTCTGTATTGGATTATGTTGTCTTGGTCTTTAGGTGCATTGTTTTTCCTAGTACTTTTGTTGTGAATACTGTCATAAAAGCCTACGCTTGCAGCTCTGTACCACAAAAAGCtgtgattttttattttgaaatgctTGAATATGGGTTTTTTCCCAGTAGTTTCAGCTTCCCACCTCTTTTTAGCGGCTGCGCAAAGTTGAAGTGTTTGAATTTGGGCGAAAAATGTCATGGGCAAGTTGTGAAAAATGGGGTTGATGGTGTTTTGCCGGTCCAGAATTCTTTGATTCATTTTTATGCTTGTTGTGGGCTTATGGAATCTGTTTTGAAGATAGTTGTAAACATGTCTGTCCGGGACGTGGTGTCTTGGAATACCATAATTGATTCTTTTGCCAAATTAGGTGAATTGGACTTGGCACATAAGTTATTTGATACAATGCCCCAGAGGAATGTTGTTTCGTGGAATATAATGATGACAGGGTATTTGGATTTGGGGAATCCTGGAAATGGGTTGAAATTATTCAGGGAAATGGTGAAGCTAGGATTTAAAGGCAATGAAACAACTATGGTGAATGTGCTTACTGCTTGTGGTAGGTCTGCCAGATTGAAAGAAGGAAAATCAGTTCATGGAACTCTTGTTAGAGAATCTGGCAatttgagtttgattgttaataCGTCCTTAATTGATATGTATTGTAGATGTGGAAGGGTGGATAATGCTCGATCAGTTTTTGATAGGATGCCGATGAAGAGTTTAGTTTCCTGGAATGCTATGATTTTAGGGCATTGTATTCATGGAAATCCGAAAGATGGGCTCAACCTATATGATCAGATGACAAGTAAAAGTAGTAGATTGGAAGATGGGAAAACTCATATGACTAATAAATGGAGTTTGGGCAATTGTGATGGGATCATCCCGGATGAAGTTACCTTTATTGGTCTATTATTGGCCTGTGCCCGTGAAGAACGGTTGACGGAAGGGAGGAACTACTTCGGACAAATGATTGATGTGTATGGAGTGAAGCCGAATTTTGTGCATTACTGGTGTATGGCCAGTATTCTTGACAAAGTTGGTCAAAGGAAAGAAGCAATTGAACTCTTACAAGATATGCCAGTTGTAAAGGATGCTTCACCAGAAAGCTCATTGTGGGCTGATTTGTTCAGCTCATGTCGTTTCCAAGGAGATACGATCTTGGGAGAACAACTAGCAAAACGACTTATTGAGCAAGATCCTCAGAACTTTTCCTACCATGTATTGCTGGTGAATGTTTACGCTGTAGCTGGTAAGTGGGAGGATGTTGCAAGGATAAAGGCAGTCATGAAGGAGAATGGGATTAAAAGAATCCCTGGTTGCAGCCTTGAGGACCTTACAGGAATTGTTCAGAAGATGAAATTGGGAGCTAAATGGCAAGAATTTACAGATAGTTGTCAGCTAAGATCTTCAGAAGTGAATGATTGA
- the LOC113700988 gene encoding uncharacterized protein, producing the protein MWSSNYSKSLKRLNKIAGTSSPSSSSTSSSSQSSAASRQNPRGIYKTMEEVWKDINLSSLQDQPSSRDDPSSTTTFRGMIFQDFLARPFDKDPPTTTPATGYCSPPPPPPPPPQATMLTLNSSGPDEFHLFGNSNPLRQTPLLGPQQSISHACSNLSMQFNDALGSCAAGMHAHGNGKKRCPEPQTNSSSSGDRRHKRMIKNRESAARSRARKQECLFSLRSLLNLPTISFLLLLFLFLFLFLNESVLSAHQLGGHFYYDHHIYLYMRILESSRGQASNHLRWEPSGIDLLLWCFFPFRQSLVMVSH; encoded by the coding sequence ATGTGGTCATCCAACTATAGCAAAAGCCTGAAAAGACTCAACAAGATAGCAGGCACATCATCACCATCATCATCGTCTACATCTTCTTCTTCACAATCTTCAGCTGCATCTCGTCAAAATCCCAGAGGCATCTACAAAACCATGGAAGAAGTTTGGAAAGACATAAATCTTTCATCCCTTCAAGACCAACCTTCTTCCAGAGATGACCCTAGTTCCACTACCACTTTCCGTGGGATGATTTTTCAAGACTTTTTAGCTCGTCCCTTTGATAAAGATCCTCCAACCACCACACCCGCCACCGGTTACTGCTCTCCGCCGCCGccgcctcctcctcctcctcaggcAACTATGCTGACTCTCAATTCTTCTGGCCCTGATGAGTTTCACTTGTTTGGAAACTCAAACCCTCTTAGGCAAACCCCACTTTTGGGGCCTCAGCAGTCCATTTCCCATGCTTGCAGTAACCTTAGTATGCAGTTTAATGATGCTTTGGGTTCTTGTGCTGCTGGGATGCATGCTCATGGCAATGGGAAGAAGAGGTGCCCGGAACCCCAAACCAACAGCAGTAGCTCTGGTGACCGACGCCATAAGAGAATGATCAAGAACCGTGAGTCGGCTGCGCGGTCTAGAGCAAGAAAACAGGAATGCCTCTTTTCTCTACGATCTCTCTTAAATTTGCCTACAATTTCTTTTTTGCtactgttatttttatttttatttttatttttaaatgagTCAGTCTTATCAGCTCACCAGCTCGGTGGCCATTTTTATTACGACCaccatatatatttatatatgagAATCCTAGAATCTAGTAGAGGACAGGCATCCAACCATCTGAGATGGGAGCCCAGTGGCATCGATCTCTTGTTATGGTGTTTTTTTCCCTTTAGGCAATCTCTTGTTATGGTTAGTCATTAA